From the Ferrigenium kumadai genome, one window contains:
- a CDS encoding sigma factor, which translates to MTGTAHSEQEFLPGLEPSEKPSENGHKPVSAGTYSLRRLHYFNDAEQVSSSNDEPRQASANQSEEDDFDIEQRTLIQHLHMVISIARQYTDRGVEDVELVKAGNHGLIQALEHFKPGKDADFSNYAAMCIRQHIEHLIADRHELLKVAQTEPQYAASRHRTTPSVSAQPQGIYVIRAFIENRIHEHRHSSHPELPPEFGGLYD; encoded by the coding sequence ATGACTGGAACTGCGCACTCGGAACAAGAATTCTTGCCCGGACTGGAGCCAAGCGAAAAGCCAAGCGAAAACGGTCATAAGCCTGTCTCGGCGGGAACCTATTCGTTGCGGCGCCTCCACTATTTCAATGATGCCGAGCAGGTTTCATCATCGAACGATGAACCGCGGCAGGCTTCGGCGAACCAGTCCGAGGAGGACGATTTTGATATCGAGCAAAGAACGCTCATCCAGCACCTGCACATGGTGATCAGCATCGCCAGGCAATACACAGATCGCGGAGTGGAAGATGTTGAGCTGGTCAAGGCAGGCAACCATGGCCTCATCCAGGCGCTGGAGCACTTCAAACCAGGCAAGGATGCCGATTTCTCGAACTACGCCGCCATGTGCATCCGCCAGCATATCGAGCACCTTATCGCTGACCGGCATGAACTCCTCAAAGTGGCTCAAACCGAGCCACAGTATGCGGCTTCCCGCCACCGGACGACGCCAAGCGTTTCCGCCCAACCTCAGGGCATTTATGTCATCAGAGCATTTATCGAGAACCGGATTCATGAGCACCGGCATTCCAGCCATCCGGAACTCCCCCCTGAATTCGGCGGTTTGTACGATTAG
- a CDS encoding sensor domain-containing diguanylate cyclase, protein MRYSNKRAELLNITRSLLATLTKNTPETDLLQSAVEALTKLIRVKYGAIGLLDEKGNLIQFVHTGMSAEEVQRIGHPPEGRGLLGVVVRENAVLRLDNMMKDPRSAGFPPNHPQMKTLLAVPISNLGRVYGRIYLCDRLDGTPFSDEDQELLQSFASALSLILDNARKVDEMGKSQNTIAALHDPLTDLPNLALLYDRAGLVLSHANRDKHQVAFLFCGLDGFKAINESLGHEAGDHVLKTMAERFLGIMREEDTVARIGGDEFLFVLPDVSSVIHIELVAQKILDAIAREIKIGNRKISLSGSIGIAVYPNDGDTTESMVKNADIAMYKAKELGRNNYQFFSEALIADATGRLELFGYSYYG, encoded by the coding sequence ATGAGGTACTCCAATAAACGCGCCGAGCTTCTGAACATCACCAGGTCCCTGCTCGCCACCCTGACGAAGAACACACCTGAAACCGACCTGCTGCAGTCGGCCGTCGAAGCGCTCACGAAATTGATCCGGGTGAAATATGGCGCGATCGGTCTGCTAGACGAAAAGGGCAACCTGATCCAGTTCGTTCACACCGGAATGAGCGCAGAAGAAGTCCAACGGATCGGCCATCCGCCGGAAGGCCGCGGACTGCTCGGCGTAGTCGTTCGGGAAAATGCCGTGCTGCGGCTGGACAACATGATGAAGGACCCGAGAAGCGCAGGATTCCCTCCCAACCACCCGCAAATGAAAACGCTGCTGGCCGTGCCGATCTCGAATCTGGGACGGGTATACGGCAGGATCTACCTCTGCGACAGGCTTGATGGCACGCCATTCAGCGATGAAGACCAGGAGTTGTTGCAGAGCTTCGCCAGCGCCCTTTCGCTGATTCTGGACAATGCGCGAAAAGTGGATGAGATGGGGAAATCGCAAAATACCATTGCGGCACTCCACGATCCGCTCACCGACCTCCCGAACCTTGCCTTGCTCTATGACCGTGCCGGGCTGGTGCTGAGCCATGCGAACCGCGACAAGCATCAGGTGGCCTTCCTGTTTTGCGGCCTCGATGGATTCAAGGCCATCAACGAATCGCTGGGGCATGAAGCCGGCGACCATGTCCTGAAGACGATGGCCGAGAGATTCCTGGGCATCATGCGCGAGGAAGACACCGTGGCCCGTATCGGCGGCGACGAATTCCTCTTTGTATTGCCCGACGTCAGTTCGGTGATCCATATCGAACTGGTGGCGCAAAAAATCCTCGATGCCATCGCACGAGAAATCAAAATCGGCAACCGCAAGATATCGCTCTCCGGCAGCATTGGCATCGCCGTCTATCCCAACGACGGCGACACTACGGAAAGCATGGTGAAAAACGCCGACATCGCCATGTATAAGGCCAAGGAACTGGGCCGGAACAATTACCAGTTCTTCTCGGAAGCGCTCATTGCCGATGCCACGGGACGGCTCGAGTTGTTTGGCTATAGCTATTACGGATAA
- the ssb gene encoding single-stranded DNA-binding protein yields MSVNKVILVGRLGKDPETRYMTNGEAVTNATLATSENWKDKSGEKQEKTEWHNLVFYRRLAEVAGEYLKKGSQVYIEGKIQTRKWQTKEGQDRYTTEIIVNEMQMLGGKSTGGSSFEVVENQSAPSRSAAPARSAPAAKSSFDNFDDDIPF; encoded by the coding sequence ATGTCGGTGAACAAGGTGATTCTGGTGGGGCGTCTGGGCAAGGACCCGGAGACGCGTTACATGACCAACGGCGAGGCGGTGACCAACGCCACGCTGGCGACTTCCGAGAACTGGAAGGACAAGAGCGGCGAGAAGCAGGAAAAGACGGAATGGCACAACCTGGTGTTCTATCGCCGCTTGGCTGAAGTCGCGGGCGAATACCTGAAGAAGGGTTCGCAGGTCTACATCGAAGGCAAGATCCAGACCCGCAAGTGGCAGACCAAGGAAGGCCAGGACCGCTACACCACCGAGATCATCGTCAATGAGATGCAGATGCTGGGCGGCAAGTCCACCGGCGGCAGCAGCTTCGAAGTGGTGGAGAACCAGTCCGCACCGTCGCGTTCCGCCGCGCCTGCGAGATCCGCCCCTGCCGCAAAGAGCAGCTTCGACAACTTCGACGACGATATTCCGTTCTAG
- a CDS encoding MFS transporter: MTPAERRASFGLAGIYGLRMLGLFIILPVFALYAEHLPGGESHLLMGVALGAYGLTQAILQIPAGWLSDRYGRKPVIYISLVLFALGSFIAAAADNIYWVIIGRVVQGAGALNAAVMALTADLTREEVRTRAMATIGMTIGITFSLSLVLSPLLHGVIGVPGLFALTGVLALAAIAVVRFAIPNPAITRFHSDTEAGHGHFREVLRNPDLLRLDFGIFALHAILMSVFMQVPFILQADGLAVAQHWQVYLPVMLVAFVLMVPPIVIAEKKAKMKPVFMSAVALALAAQALLMFAQHSLWGVAIALLLFFTAFNVLEATLPSLISKIAPLAAKGTAMGVYSSVQFFGAFFGAAVGGALMQYVGGDAVFLFSMALLALWLVAASGMRPPAAVRTKLYHLPELDEAAAVELRRHLLQLAGVREAMVVASEGMACLKVDMQGFDEAAVEQLIKGA; the protein is encoded by the coding sequence ATGACCCCCGCCGAGCGCCGAGCCAGCTTTGGCCTGGCCGGTATTTACGGCCTGCGCATGCTGGGCCTGTTCATCATCCTGCCGGTGTTCGCCTTGTATGCCGAACATCTGCCCGGCGGCGAGAGCCATCTGTTGATGGGCGTTGCGCTCGGCGCTTACGGGCTGACGCAGGCGATCCTGCAGATTCCCGCCGGCTGGCTGTCCGACCGTTACGGGCGCAAGCCGGTGATCTACATCAGTCTGGTGTTGTTCGCGCTGGGCAGTTTTATTGCCGCCGCGGCGGACAACATCTATTGGGTCATCATCGGGCGCGTGGTGCAGGGCGCGGGGGCGCTGAACGCGGCGGTGATGGCGCTGACGGCCGACCTGACGCGCGAGGAGGTGCGCACGCGGGCGATGGCGACGATCGGCATGACCATCGGCATCACTTTCTCGCTGTCGCTGGTGCTGTCACCGCTGCTGCACGGCGTGATCGGCGTACCGGGGCTGTTCGCGCTGACCGGCGTGCTGGCGCTGGCCGCAATCGCGGTGGTGCGCTTCGCGATTCCCAATCCCGCGATCACCCGTTTCCACAGCGATACTGAAGCTGGCCACGGCCATTTCCGCGAGGTGCTGCGCAATCCCGATCTCCTGCGGCTGGATTTCGGCATCTTCGCGCTGCACGCCATCCTGATGTCGGTGTTCATGCAGGTGCCATTCATCCTGCAGGCCGACGGGCTGGCAGTGGCGCAGCATTGGCAGGTTTATCTGCCGGTGATGCTGGTCGCCTTCGTGCTGATGGTGCCGCCCATCGTCATCGCCGAGAAGAAGGCGAAGATGAAGCCGGTGTTCATGTCGGCGGTGGCATTGGCGCTGGCGGCGCAGGCGCTGCTGATGTTCGCGCAGCACAGCCTGTGGGGTGTGGCGATCGCGCTGCTGCTGTTCTTCACCGCGTTCAACGTGCTGGAAGCGACGCTGCCCTCGCTGATCAGCAAGATCGCGCCGCTGGCCGCGAAGGGTACGGCGATGGGCGTGTACAGCAGCGTGCAGTTCTTCGGCGCGTTCTTCGGCGCGGCGGTGGGCGGGGCGTTGATGCAATACGTCGGCGGCGATGCGGTGTTCCTGTTCAGCATGGCGCTGCTGGCGTTGTGGCTCGTCGCGGCCTCCGGCATGCGGCCTCCGGCGGCGGTTCGCACCAAGCTGTATCATTTGCCCGAACTGGACGAGGCGGCTGCGGTAGAATTGCGCCGGCACCTGTTGCAACTCGCCGGTGTGCGCGAGGCGATGGTGGTGGCGAGCGAAGGCATGGCCTGCCTCAAGGTGGACATGCAGGGCTTCGATGAAGCCGCGGTAGAACAATTGATAAAGGGAGCTTGA